From a single Raphanus sativus cultivar WK10039 chromosome 3, ASM80110v3, whole genome shotgun sequence genomic region:
- the LOC108846486 gene encoding polygalacturonase inhibitor 2, producing MDKITTLLFPLFTLLLTTSLAKDLCHKDDENTLLKIKKSLNNPYTIISWDPKDDCCTWVSVECGDSTVNHRVISLYISDDDVSAQIPPEVGDLSYLQTLIFRKLPNLTGEIQPTIAKLKYLRFLWLSWTNLTGPVPEFLSQLKDLEYINLSFNDLSGSIPGSLSLLPKLGILELSRNKLTGSIPESFGSFKGVVPQLFLSHNKLSGSIPKSLSNLDFYRIDFSRNKLEGDASMMFGDKKTSWSIDLSRNKFQFDISKVNVATTVNNLDLNHNRITGSIPVQWTELTLQSFNVSYNRLCGRIPQGGDLQRFDAYAYLHNKCLCDAPLPSCNVKIQATDLYLNLPSE from the exons ATGGATAAGATAACGACATTGCTCTTTCCCTTGTTCACTCTCCTCCTCACGACATCTTTGGCTAAAGATCTCTGTCACAAAGATGACGAAAACACCCTCCTCAAGATCAAGAAATCCCTTAACAACCCTTACACCATCATCTCCTGGGATCCCAAAGACGACTGCTGTACCTGGGTCTCCGTTGAGTGCGGTGACTCTACTGTTAACCACCGTGTCATCTCCCTATATATATCAGACGACGATGTCTCCGCTCAGATCCCTCCTGAAGTAGGTGACTTATCGTATCTACAAACCCTTATATTCCGCAAACTCCCTAACCTCACCGGTGAAATCCAACCTACCATCGCCAAGCTCAAGTATCTTCGTTTTCTCTGGCTCAGCTGGACCAACCTGACCGGTCCGGTTCCTGAATTTTTGAGTCAGCTCAAGGATCTAGAGTACATTAACCTTTCCTTCAATGACCTCTCTGGTTCCATACCCGGTTCTCTCTCTTTGTTACCTAAACTCGGGATTCTTGAACTAAGCAGGAACAAGCTTACAG GTTCAATACCAGAGTCATTTGGATCGTTTAAAGGAGTGGTACCTCAGCTTTTTCTATCGCACAACAAGCTATCAGGTTCGATACCAAAATCACTAAGCAACCTCGATTTTTACCGGATTGATTTCTCCCGTAACAAGCTAGAAGGTGATGCTTCAATGATGTTTGGAGACAAAAAGACGTCATGGTCCATTGATTTATCGAGAAACAAGTTCCAGTTTGATATTTCCAAGGTTAATGTGGCTACGACAGTTAATAACTTAGACTTGAATCACAATAGGATCACAGGGAGTATCCCGGTTCAATGGACCGAGCTTACTCTTCAGTCTTTCAATGTTAGCTATAACAGACTTTGTGGACGCATCCCCCAGGGAGGGGACCTTCAGAGGTTTGATGCTTATGCATATTTACACAACAAGTGCCTATGTGATGCACCTCTTCCGAGTTGCAACGTGAAGATTCAAGCAACCGATCTTTATTTAAACTTACCATCAGAATAA
- the LOC108847981 gene encoding FT-interacting protein 1, whose protein sequence is MAKDGAKSQEDYKLKDMKPDLGEKWPHGGQRGGSGWISSERVASTYDLVEQMFYLYVRVVKAKDLPPNPVTSNCDPYVEVKIGNYKGKTKHFEKRTNPEWNQVFAFSKDKIQSSTVEVFVRDKEMVTRDDYIGKVVFDMHEIPTRVPPDSPLAPQWYRLEARRGEAKKRGEVMVAVWLGTQADEAFPDAWHSDASSVQGEGVQSVRAKVYVSPKLWYLRVNVIEAQDVEPSDRSQPPQAFVKVQVGNQILKTKLCPNKTTNPMWNEDLVFVAAEPFEEQFFLTVENKVSSAKDEVMGRLISPLNAFEKRLDHRAVHSKWYNLEKFGFGALEGDKRHELKFSSRIHLRVCLEGGYHVMDESTLYISDVKPTARQLWKKPIGILEVGILSAQGLSPMKTKDGKATTDPYCVAKYGQKWVRTRTIIESFSPKWNEQYMWEVYDPCTVITLGVFDNCHLGGSEKSNNGAKVDARIGKVRIRLSTLEADRIYTHSYPLLVLQTKGLKKMGEVQLAVRFTCLSMAHMIYLYGHPLLPKMHYLHPFTVNQLDSLRYQAMSIVAARLARAEPPLRKEIVEYMLDVDSHMWSMRRSKANFFRIVSVFSSLIAMSKWLGDVCHWKNPLTTILFHVLFFILICYPELILPTAFLYMFLIGLWSFRFRPRHPPHMDTKISWAEAATGDELDEEFDTFPTSKGQDVVKMRYDRLRSVAGRIQMVVGDIATQGERFQALLSWRDPRATCLFVIMCLVAAMVLYVTPFKIVALAAGMYWMRHPKFRSKMPSAPSNFFRKLPSKADMML, encoded by the coding sequence ATGGCGAAAGATGGAGCTAAGAGCCAAGAAGATTACAAGCTCAAAGACATGAAACCAGACCTAGGAGAGAAATGGCCACACGGAGGACAACGCGGAGGAAGTGGATGGATAAGCAGCGAACGAGTAGCAAGCACATACGATCTCGTCGAACAAATGTTTTATCTCTACGTCCGTGTCGTCAAAGCCAAAGACCTTCCTCCGAACCCCGTCACAAGCAACTGCGACCCTTACGTGGAAGTCAAGATAGGAAACTACAAAGGAAAGACAAAGCACTTCGAGAAAAGAACAAACCCTGAGTGGAACCAAGTTTTCGCCTTCTCGAAAGACAAGATCCAGTCCTCTACAGTCGAAGTTTTCGTGCGTGACAAGGAGATGGTTACGAGAGATGATTACATAGGGAAGGTTGTGTTTGACATGCATGAGATACCTACGAGAGTTCCACCTGACAGTCCACTTGCGCCTCAGTGGTATAGACTAGAAGCTCGCCGCGGCGAAGCCaagaagagaggagaggttATGGTAGCTGTTTGGCTTGGGACGCAAGCTGATGAAGCGTTTCCTGATGCTTGGCACTCTGATGCTTCCTCTGTTCAAGGAGAAGGTGTGCAAAGCGTTAGGGCCAAGGTCTATGTATCTCCCAAACTGTGGTATCTCCGGGTTAATGTGATTGAGGCACAAGATGTTGAGCCTAGTGATAGAAGCCAGCCGCCTCAAGCTTTTGTTAAGGTACAAGTTGGGAACCAGATTCTGAAGACAAAGTTATGCCCTAACAAGACAACGAACCCTATGTGGAATGAAGATCTTGTGTTTGTAGCTGCTGAGCCGTTTGAAGAACAGTTCTTCTTGACGGTTGAGAACAAGGTTTCATCAGCTAAAGATGAAGTCATGGGGAGGCTGATCTCACCGTTGAATGCGTTTGAGAAAAGATTAGATCACAGAGCTGTTCACTCCAAATGGTACAATCTTGAGAAATTTGGGTTTGGTGCGTTGGAAGGAGACAAGAGACACGAGCTCAAATTCTCTAGCCGCATTCACCTGCGAGTTTGTCTTGAAGGAGGGTACCATGTGATGGATGAATCAACTCTTTACATCAGTGACGTGAAACCCACGGCAAGGCAACTGTGGAAGAAACCTATAGGGATCCTTGAAGTAGGTATCTTGAGTGCTCAGGGGCTTTCACCGATGAAGACTAAAGACGGTAAAGCGACAACAGATCCTTACTGTGTTGCCAAGTACGGACAAAAGTGGGTGAGGACAAGAACCATCATCGAGAGCTTTAGCCCTAAATGGAATGAGCAGTACATGTGGGAAGTGTATGATCCTTGTACTGTTATTACACTTGGAGTGTTTGATAACTGTCATCTTGGTGGGAGTGAGAAGTCAAACAATGGAGCTAAAGTTGATGCAAGAATAGGGAAAGTAAGGATCAGGTTATCAACCCTAGAGGCAGATAGAATCTACACTCACTCTTACCCTTTACTTGTGCTGCAAACAAAAGGGTTAAAGAAGATGGGAGAGGTTCAACTAGCTGTGAGATTCACTTGCCTTTCTATGGCTCATATGATCTATCTTTATGGCCATCCTCTCCTTCCAAAGATGCATTATCTTCACCCCTTCACTGTGAACCAACTAGACAGTCTTAGATACCAAGCAATGAGCATTGTCGCGGCGCGGTTAGCCAGAGCAGAGCCTCCTCTGAGGAAAGAGATAGTAGAGTACATGCTTGATGTTGATTCACACATGTGGAGCATGAGGAGAAGCAAAGCTAACTTCTTCAGGATAGTCTCTGTGTTCTCAAGCTTGATTGCTATGAGCAAATGGCTTGGAGACGTCTGCCACTGGAAGAATCCTTTGACGACTATACTGTTCCATGTTCTCTTCTTTATACTCATTTGTTATCCAGAGCTGATACTCCCAACAGCTTTCCTCTACATGTTCTTGATAGGGCTCTGGAGTTTCAGATTCAGGCCACGTCACCCTCCTCACATGGACACAAAGATCTCTTGGGCTGAAGCGGCTACTGGAGATGAGCTAGACGAGGAGTTTGATACGTTCCCGACATCAAAGGGACAAGATGTTGTGAAGATGAGGTATGATAGGTTAAGAAGCGTTGCGGGTCGGATCCAGATGGTTGTTGGAGATATCGCAACGCAAGGGGAGAGGTTTCAAGCGTTGTTGAGTTGGAGAGATCCTCGTGCCACTTGCTTGTTTGTGATTATGTGTCTTGTTGCTGCGATGGTGTTGTACGTGACGCCTTTTAAGATCGTGGCTCTTGCGGCTGGGATGTACTGGATGAGACATCCTAAGTTTAGAAGCAAGATGCCTTCTGCTCCAAGTAATTTCTTTAGGAAGTTGCCTTCTAAAGCAGATATGATGCTTTAA
- the LOC108843957 gene encoding transcription factor TGA10 isoform X2, with protein MQGHHQNHHQQLSSASATSSNGNFMNKDGYDLGEIDPSLFLYLDGQGHHDPPSTAPLSHHHTTQNLAMRPPTSTLNIFPSQPMHIEPPPSSSTPNTDNTRLVAPSSSTRPSSEPSMDLTNHSQFQLPQPSKSIKKEGNRKGPASSDHDIPKSSDPKTLRRLAQNREAARKSRLRKKAYVQQLESCRIKLTQLEQEIQRARSQGVFFGGSLIGGDQQQGGLSIGPGNTSSAVFDMEYTRWLEEQQRLLAELRVATQENLVENELRMFVDTCLAHYDHLINLKAMVAKTDVFHLISGAWKTPAERCFLWLGGFRPSEIIKVIVNQIEQLTEQQIVGICGLQQSTQEAEEALSQGLDALNQSLSDSIVSDSLSPASAQFPPHLSNFMSHMSLALNKLSALEGFVLQADNLRHQTVHRLNQLLTTRQEARCILAVAEYFHRLQALSSLWLARPRQDG; from the exons ATGCAAGGTCATCACCAGAATCATCATCAACAGTTATCATCAGCCTCGGCCACGTCTTCCAATGGAAACTTCAT GAACAAAGATGGATATGATCTTGGAGAGATAGACCCATCACTCTTCCTCTATCTTGATGGACAAGGACATCATGATCCTCCATCAACTGCTCCTTTATCTCATCATCACACAACCC AGAATTTGGCGATGAGACCTCCAACATCGACGCTCAACATCTTTCCATCTCAACCGATGCACATAGAGCCACCTCCGTCTTCTTCTACACCCAAT ACCGATAATACAAGATTGGTTGCACCTAGTAGTTCGACTCGACCATCTTCCGAGCCGTCCATGGACTTGACCAATCATTCTCAGTTTCAACTTCCTCAGCCTTCTAAATCAATCAAG AAAGAAGGGAACCGCAAGGGGCCTGCCTCATCGGATCATGATATACCAAAATCATCAGACCCTAAG ACATTGAGGAGACTAGCACAGAACAGAGAAGCAGCAAGGAAAAGCAGATTACGAAAAAAG GCTTATGTTCAGCAACTTGAGTCATGTAGGATCAAGCTTACCCAACTAGAACAAGAGATTCAACGGGCCAGATCCCAA GGCGTATTCTTTGGAGGGTCTCTCATAGGAGGAGATCAACAGCAAGGTGGACTGTCCATTGGTCCTGGCAACACCAGCTCTG CGGTATTCGATATGGAATACACGAGGTGGCTGGAGGAGCAGCAGAGGCTGTTAGCCGAACTAAGGGTGGCGACACAAGAGAACTTGGTCGAGAACGAGCTTAGGATGTTTGTAGACACTTGTTTAGCTCACTATGACCATTTGATTAACCTGAAGGCCATGGTCGCTAAGACCGATGTGTTTCACCTTATCTCTGGCGCTTGGAAAACTCCCGCCGAACGTTGCTTCTTGTGGCTAGGAGGTTTCCGCCCATCTGAGATCATCAAG GTGATTGTGAATCAGATAGAACAATTGACAGAGCAACAGATAGTTGGGATTTGTGGGCTACAACAGTCCACACAAGAGGCCGAAGAGGCACTCTCACAGGGCCTCGACGCATTGAATCAGTCGCTTTCCGATAGTATTGTATCCGATTCTCTCTCGCCTGCCTCTGCACAATTTCCTCCTCATTTATCCAATTTCATGTCACACATGTCCTTGGCTCTCAACAAACTCTCTGCTCTAGAGGGCTTCGTTCTTCAG GCAGATAATCTGAGGCACCAAACAGTCCATAGGTTGAACCAATTGTTGACGACCCGTCAAGAAGCACGTTGTATTCTAGCAGTTGCGGAGTATTTCCACCGTCTTCAGGCTTTAAGTTCTCTCTGGCTAGCCCGTCCACGCCAAGATGGATGA
- the LOC108843957 gene encoding transcription factor TGA10 isoform X1 — protein MQGHHQNHHQQLSSASATSSNGNFMNKDGYDLGEIDPSLFLYLDGQGHHDPPSTAPLSHHHTTQNLAMRPPTSTLNIFPSQPMHIEPPPSSSTPNTDNTRLVAPSSSTRPSSEPSMDLTNHSQFQLPQPSKSIKKEGNRKGPASSDHDIPKSSDPKTLRRLAQNREAARKSRLRKKAYVQQLESCRIKLTQLEQEIQRARSQGVFFGGSLIGGDQQQGGLSIGPGNTSSAAVFDMEYTRWLEEQQRLLAELRVATQENLVENELRMFVDTCLAHYDHLINLKAMVAKTDVFHLISGAWKTPAERCFLWLGGFRPSEIIKVIVNQIEQLTEQQIVGICGLQQSTQEAEEALSQGLDALNQSLSDSIVSDSLSPASAQFPPHLSNFMSHMSLALNKLSALEGFVLQADNLRHQTVHRLNQLLTTRQEARCILAVAEYFHRLQALSSLWLARPRQDG, from the exons ATGCAAGGTCATCACCAGAATCATCATCAACAGTTATCATCAGCCTCGGCCACGTCTTCCAATGGAAACTTCAT GAACAAAGATGGATATGATCTTGGAGAGATAGACCCATCACTCTTCCTCTATCTTGATGGACAAGGACATCATGATCCTCCATCAACTGCTCCTTTATCTCATCATCACACAACCC AGAATTTGGCGATGAGACCTCCAACATCGACGCTCAACATCTTTCCATCTCAACCGATGCACATAGAGCCACCTCCGTCTTCTTCTACACCCAAT ACCGATAATACAAGATTGGTTGCACCTAGTAGTTCGACTCGACCATCTTCCGAGCCGTCCATGGACTTGACCAATCATTCTCAGTTTCAACTTCCTCAGCCTTCTAAATCAATCAAG AAAGAAGGGAACCGCAAGGGGCCTGCCTCATCGGATCATGATATACCAAAATCATCAGACCCTAAG ACATTGAGGAGACTAGCACAGAACAGAGAAGCAGCAAGGAAAAGCAGATTACGAAAAAAG GCTTATGTTCAGCAACTTGAGTCATGTAGGATCAAGCTTACCCAACTAGAACAAGAGATTCAACGGGCCAGATCCCAA GGCGTATTCTTTGGAGGGTCTCTCATAGGAGGAGATCAACAGCAAGGTGGACTGTCCATTGGTCCTGGCAACACCAGCTCTG CAGCGGTATTCGATATGGAATACACGAGGTGGCTGGAGGAGCAGCAGAGGCTGTTAGCCGAACTAAGGGTGGCGACACAAGAGAACTTGGTCGAGAACGAGCTTAGGATGTTTGTAGACACTTGTTTAGCTCACTATGACCATTTGATTAACCTGAAGGCCATGGTCGCTAAGACCGATGTGTTTCACCTTATCTCTGGCGCTTGGAAAACTCCCGCCGAACGTTGCTTCTTGTGGCTAGGAGGTTTCCGCCCATCTGAGATCATCAAG GTGATTGTGAATCAGATAGAACAATTGACAGAGCAACAGATAGTTGGGATTTGTGGGCTACAACAGTCCACACAAGAGGCCGAAGAGGCACTCTCACAGGGCCTCGACGCATTGAATCAGTCGCTTTCCGATAGTATTGTATCCGATTCTCTCTCGCCTGCCTCTGCACAATTTCCTCCTCATTTATCCAATTTCATGTCACACATGTCCTTGGCTCTCAACAAACTCTCTGCTCTAGAGGGCTTCGTTCTTCAG GCAGATAATCTGAGGCACCAAACAGTCCATAGGTTGAACCAATTGTTGACGACCCGTCAAGAAGCACGTTGTATTCTAGCAGTTGCGGAGTATTTCCACCGTCTTCAGGCTTTAAGTTCTCTCTGGCTAGCCCGTCCACGCCAAGATGGATGA
- the LOC108846137 gene encoding myb family transcription factor PHL5, which produces MDNINFESSNASQGSRLQLQPQQPQPFNLQDVDKMHYSQTSPWTTEMFSSFTPYDDGIANQTFSVQCSSSKPYPPSFHPYLYHQSLDPPSLDQPQSMVPVQPIPDQYSKPLSKRSCVNGLPAINASSASYSLCFGASQDPQEACRGNYSNSNVTQLNFSLSHHQPKQTHSRFSSPSFSTCGGSMIRNYGTVTGSKTRIRWTQDLHDKFLECVDRLGGADKATPKAILKLMDSEGLTIFHVKSHLQKYRIAKYIPDPREGKFEKRSCSKELSQLDTKTGVQIKEALQLQLDVQRHLHEQLEIQRNLQLRIEEQGKQLKLMIEQQQKTKESLLKSPSFEVSLLPLSASDHSPAPFSLQDAEAMMLTSHEDTQFQRKIN; this is translated from the exons ATGGATAACATCAACTTTGAATCCTCAAACGCTTCACAAGGAAGCCGACTACAGTTGCAGCCGCAACAGCCCCAGCCGTTTAATTTACAAGACGTTGATAAGATGCATTACAGTCAAACATCTCCATGGACTACCGAGATGTTTTCAAGTTTTACTCCATATGATGATGGCATAGCCAACCAAACCTTCTCCGTACAATGTTCATCTTCAAAACCCTATCCTCCCTCGTTTCATCCGTATCTTTATCATCAATCTTTGGATCCTCCATCACTAGACCAACCACAATCAATGGTTCCTGTGCAGCCTATTCCAGATCAGTATTCAAAGCCGTTATCTAAAAGATCATGCGTCAACGGTTTACCCGCAATAAATGCTTCATCAGCCTCATACTCGCTTTGTTTTGGAGCAAGTCAAGATCCACAA GAAGCATGTAGGGGGAACTATAGTAATTCTAATGTAACACAACTGAATTTCTCGTTATCACATCATCAACCTAAGCAAACTCATTCAAGattttcttctccttccttctcAACCTGTGGAGGCTCCATGATTCGCAACTATGGGACGGTTACCGGGAGCAAGACACGGATACGATGGACTCAAGACCTTCATGACAAGTTCTTGGAATGCGTAGACCGCCTTGGTGGTGCTGATA AGGCAACACCCAAAGCGATACTGAAGCTGATGGATTCTGAAGGACTCACAATATTTCATGTTAAAAGCCACTTACAG AAGTACAGGATTGCGAAATACATCCCTGATCCTAGAGAAG GCAAGTTTGAGAAGAGATCTTGTTCCAAAGAGCTGTCTCAGCTTGACACAAAAAC TGGAGTGCAAATTAAAGAGGCACTCCAGCTTCAACTTGATGTTCAGAGGCATCTTCATGAACAACTAGAG attCAACGAAACCTACAACTGAGAATCGAAGAACAAGGGAAACAATTGAAACTAATGATAGAGCAAcagcaaaaaacaaaagagagtcTCCTGAAGTCACCAAGCTTCGAAGTATCACTGCTGCCTCTCTCCGCTTCCGATCACTCTCCTGCACCTTTCTCGTTACAAGACGCCGAAGCCATGATGCTAACAAGTCATGAAGATACTCAATTCCAAAGAAAGATAAATTGA